The Pleurodeles waltl isolate 20211129_DDA chromosome 7, aPleWal1.hap1.20221129, whole genome shotgun sequence genome includes a region encoding these proteins:
- the LOC138246909 gene encoding taste receptor type 2 member 9-like, with amino-acid sequence MVPIIKVISLIIISVLNLTGIVTSGFIVALNLLDWAHGRTLNSLDLILISMGLSNASFQCTVIVQTYISKLWLEVHDMDSNCLVLFQLHMWTGSFSVWLNTCLCVFYCIKIVDFNHGLFVWLKLRISKVVHLLLLGSMLGSLALSVPIHWYPDSVFNHTSTTIRMSTCTISGAALTLQAPYPIVLAFLGFCLPLLLGVFFITPILASLYRHTQRMKDSASGVSEPRLEAHISAARILGSLLMINIIILVTMAIKDLSSSDLLRLALWIIIVSCVTAQSVTLILGNTRLKTALWKVFSTWRK; translated from the coding sequence ATGGTGCCTATAATTAAAGTGATTTCTTTAATTATTATATCTGTACTAAACTTGACTGGGATAGTCACCTCTGGTTTCATTGTTGCTTTGAACCTCCTAGACTGGGCTCATGGCAGAACTCTGAACAGCCTAGATCTTATTCTAATATCCATGGGGCTCTCAAATGCTTCTTTTCAATGTACAGTCATAGTACAGACGTACATTTCAAAGTTATGGCTGGAAGTTCATGATATGGATAGCAACTGCCTGGTATTATTTCAACTTCACATGTGGACTGGGAGCTTCAGTGTCTGGCTCAATACCTGTCTCTGCGTCTTCTACTGCATAAAGATCGTGGACTTCAATCATGGCCTCTTCGTCTGGTTAAAGCTCAGGATCTCCAAGGTGgtgcacctgctgctgctggggtCTATGTTGGGGTCTTTAGCCCTCAGTGTCCCCATCCACTGGTACCCGGACAGTGTTTTCAATCATACTTCAACAACTATTAGGATGTCTACTTGCACAATCTCAGGTGCAGCACTGACCCTACAAGCTCCTTACCCGATTGTACTGGCCTTTTTGGGCTTCTGTCTACCTCTTCTACTTGGTGTTTTCTTCATCACACCTATCCTCGCATCCCTCTACAGACACACCCAGCGGATGAAAGACAGCGCATCGGGGGTCAGCGAACCCCGGTTAGAGGCTCATATTAGTGCAGCCAGGATTCTTGGCTCCCTCCTAATGATCAACATCATCATATTGGTGACAATGGCAATTAAAGATTTATCCTCTTCTGATCTGCTGCGCCTGGCTTTATGGATAATCATTGTCTCTTGTGTCACAGCACAATCCGTCACCCTGATCCTGGGAAACACCAGACTCAAGACAGCGCTATGGAAGGTCTTCTCAACCTGGAGAAAGTGA